The following proteins come from a genomic window of Phycodurus eques isolate BA_2022a chromosome 9, UOR_Pequ_1.1, whole genome shotgun sequence:
- the elovl6 gene encoding elongation of very long chain fatty acids protein 6 — MSVLALQEYEFERQFNEEEAIRWMQENWKKSFLFSALYAACILGGRHVMKQREKFELRKPLVLWSLTLAVFSIFGAVRTGSYMTYILMTKGLKQSVCDQSFYNGPVSKFWAYAFVLSKAPELGDTLFIVLRKQKLIFLHWYHHITVLLYSWYSYKDMVAGGGWFMTMNYLVHAVMYSYYALRAAGFRVSRNYAMFITLTQITQMLMGCVVNYLVYSWMQQGHECPSHMHNIVWSSLMYLSYFVLFVQFFWGAYVGKTKTPSVVKKTE, encoded by the exons GAAGAAGTCCTTCCTTTTCTCTGCCCTCTACGCTGCCTGCATCCTCGGCGGCCGCCATGTCATGAAGCAACGAGAGAAGTTTGAGCTGAGGAAGCCTCTGGTGCTCTGGTCCCTCACGCTCGCCGTTTTCAG tatatttggcGCCGTCCGCACTGGAAGCTACATGACGTACATCCTCATGACCAAAGGGCTCAAACAGTCGGTTTGCGACCAGAGCTTTTACAACGGGCCCGTCAGCAAATTCTGGGCCTACGCGTTTGTGCTAAGTAAAGCGCCAGAACTGG GCGACACGCTGTTCATCGTGCTGAGAAAGCAGAAGCTGATCTTCCTGCACTGGTACCACCACATCACCGTACTGCTGTACTCCTGGTATTCCTACAAGGACATGGTGGCCGGCGGCGGCTGGTTCATGACCATGAACTACCTGGTGCACGCAGTCATGTACTCTTACTATGCCCTGCGGGCGGCCGGCTTCAGGGTGTCGCGCAACTACGCCATGTTCATCACTCTGACGCAGATCACCCAGATGCTGATGGGCTGCGTGGTCAACTATCTGGTGTACTCGTGGATGCAGCAGGGCCACGAGTGCCCGTCGCACATGCACAACATCGTCTGGTCCTCGCTCATGTACCTCAGCTACTTCGTGCTCTTTGTGCAGTTCTTCTGGGGGGCCTACGTGGGCAAGACCAAAACACCCTCTGTCGTGAAGAAGACTGAGtag
- the lrit3a gene encoding leucine-rich repeat, immunoglobulin-like domain and transmembrane domain-containing protein 3a isoform X1, whose protein sequence is MHQILRVLMLICCLNAAHPFCPSQCTCVFHGRSEGTGTRSVLCNDPDMSDIPVNVPVDTIKLRVEKTAIRRVPTEAFYYLAELRYLWITYNSIALVDTGSFYNLKVLHELRLDGNVIAVFPWESLKEIPMLRTLDLHNNRLTSIPPEAIPYLVKITYLDLSSNKLVTLPSDLMDIWPPFNGEPVTSNGSQKVVLGLQDNPWFCDCKISKLIAISKMAVTPVVLMDLFLTCSAPESLSGVLFQRAELDNCVKPSVMTSATKITSPLGSNVLLRCDATGFPTPSLYWARSDGSRVNNTVQESPGDGIRWSIMSLHGILHKDAGDYNCKAKNDAGAAQASISLSVASTMSTTISPSMPDVRIGPTGPDWTYDSGTDTAISASTVSVVQTTAVALLSKPKPTSGAQRGLLKPAKIQQGGGGRKFVSDEKSKKSNTAKSVKDLEIVEETSDSAVLVWKAEGLPKDSPLTVVYSPYGADGEDDYKRTVETNAGSGKILLEELSPGIRYSVCLIAKGSATAKDPCIDFYTLDNVEDDGQNQFFVIISGIACALALPLIGLLLYKILALYCKASEAAPDEEELEKESYVKFETITMKQRTKNPHPTELWARRPTHESERLLLCSRSSIDSQMTYKSDSSRSEYLC, encoded by the exons ATGCATCAAATCCTCCGGGTGTTGATGTTGATATGCTGCCTTAACGCGGCTCATCCCTTCTGTCCGTCCCAGTGCACTTGTGTTTTCCATGGACGTAGCGAGGGAACGGGAACCAG GTCTGTGCTCTGCAACGACCCAGACATGTCCGACATCCCCGTCAACGTCCCGGTAGACACCATCAAGCTCAGAGTGGAGAAGACCGCCATCCGCCGAGTACCAACAGAAGCGTTCTACTACCTGGCAGAACTCCGCTACCTGTGGATCACGTACAACTCCATCGCCTTAGTGGACACAGGGAGTTTCTACAACCTCAAAGTGCTCCACGAGCTGAGGCTGGATGGTAACGTGATCGCTGTGTTCCCATGGGAGTCTCTGAAGGAGATACCCATGTTGAGGACCTTGGACCTGCACAACAACAGGCTCACCAGCATTCCCCCTGAGGCCATTCCCTACCTGGTGAAAATTACGTACTTGGATCTATCCAGCAACAAATTGGTCACATTGCCCTCGGACCTCATGGATATCTGGCCACCGTTTAACGGTGAGCCAGTCACTTCAAACGGCTCCCAAAAGGTGGTGCTGG GCCTCCAAGACAACCCTTGGTTCTGTGACTGCAAGATCTCCAAGTTGATCGCGATATCCAAAATGGCAGTCACGCCCGTGGTTCTAATGGACCTGTTCCTGACCTGCAGTGCGCCGGAGAGCCTGTCCGGCGTCCTCTTTCAGCGTGCCGAACTCGACAATTGCGTCAAACCCTCGGTCATGACTTCGGCGACCAAGATCACGTCTCCGCTCGGTAGTAACGTTCTCCTGCGATGTGACGCCACTGGCTTCCCGACACCAAGCCTCTACTGGGCTAGGTCCGATGGATCGCGAGTAAACAACACGG TACAGGAGTCACCAGGGGACGGCATCCGATGGTCCATTATGAGTTTGCATGGGATTCTACACAAGGACGCCGGGGACTACAACTGCAAAGCCAAGAATGACGCCGGCGCAGCACAAGCCTCCATATCCCTGTCGGTGGCCAGCACCATGAGCACCACCATCTCTCCATCGATGCCCGATGTCAGAATCGGACCGACGGGCCCAGACTGGACATACGACTCCGGAACGGACACGGCCATCTCAGCCTCGACCGTGTCCGTGGTCCAGACGACCGCCGTTGCGCTCCTCTCGAAGCCAAAACCGACTTCCGGTGCCCAAAGAGGCTTGCTCAAGCCTGCAAAGATCCAGCAGGGTGGCGGTGGGCGGAAGTTTGTGTCAGatgaaaaaagtaagaaaagcAACACGGCAAAATCAGTCAAAGACTTGGAGATTGTGGAGGAAACATCCGACAGTGCAGTTTTGGTCTGGAAAGCAGAGGGGCTACCGAAGGACTCTCCTCTCACTGTCGTTTATTCACCTTACGGCGCAGATGGTGAGGATGACTATAAAAGAACAGTGGAGACTAATGCAGGAAGTGGCAAAATCCTGCtggaagaactctcccctggaATTAGGTACTCAGTTTGCCTCATAGCTAAAGGTAGTGCCACCGCAAAGGACCCTTGCATTGACTTTTACACACTGGACAATGTGGAGGATGACGGACAGAACCAGTTTTTCGTCATCATCAGCGGCATTGCCTGCGCGTTGGCGTTGCCCCTTATTGGCCTGCTGCTCTACAAGATCCTCGCCCTCTACTGCAAGGCGAGCGAGGCGGCTCCGGACGAGGAGGAGCTGGAGAAAGAGAGCTACGTGAAGTTCGAGACAATCACCATGAAGCAAAGGACCAAGAACCCTCACCCGACAGAACTTTGGGCGAGGAGACCCACACACGAGTCGGAACGGTTGCTGCTGTGCTCTCGCTCGAGTATCGACTCCCagatgacctacaagagtgaCAGTTCCCGATCCGAGTATCTCTGCTGA
- the lrit3a gene encoding leucine-rich repeat, immunoglobulin-like domain and transmembrane domain-containing protein 3a isoform X3, with protein MSDIPVNVPVDTIKLRVEKTAIRRVPTEAFYYLAELRYLWITYNSIALVDTGSFYNLKVLHELRLDGNVIAVFPWESLKEIPMLRTLDLHNNRLTSIPPEAIPYLVKITYLDLSSNKLVTLPSDLMDIWPPFNGEPVTSNGSQKVVLGLQDNPWFCDCKISKLIAISKMAVTPVVLMDLFLTCSAPESLSGVLFQRAELDNCVKPSVMTSATKITSPLGSNVLLRCDATGFPTPSLYWARSDGSRVNNTVQESPGDGIRWSIMSLHGILHKDAGDYNCKAKNDAGAAQASISLSVASTMSTTISPSMPDVRIGPTGPDWTYDSGTDTAISASTVSVVQTTAVALLSKPKPTSGAQRGLLKPAKIQQGGGGRKFVSDEKSKKSNTAKSVKDLEIVEETSDSAVLVWKAEGLPKDSPLTVVYSPYGADGEDDYKRTVETNAGSGKILLEELSPGIRYSVCLIAKGSATAKDPCIDFYTLDNVEDDGQNQFFVIISGIACALALPLIGLLLYKILALYCKASEAAPDEEELEKESYVKFETITMKQRTKNPHPTELWARRPTHESERLLLCSRSSIDSQMTYKSDSSRSEYLC; from the exons ATGTCCGACATCCCCGTCAACGTCCCGGTAGACACCATCAAGCTCAGAGTGGAGAAGACCGCCATCCGCCGAGTACCAACAGAAGCGTTCTACTACCTGGCAGAACTCCGCTACCTGTGGATCACGTACAACTCCATCGCCTTAGTGGACACAGGGAGTTTCTACAACCTCAAAGTGCTCCACGAGCTGAGGCTGGATGGTAACGTGATCGCTGTGTTCCCATGGGAGTCTCTGAAGGAGATACCCATGTTGAGGACCTTGGACCTGCACAACAACAGGCTCACCAGCATTCCCCCTGAGGCCATTCCCTACCTGGTGAAAATTACGTACTTGGATCTATCCAGCAACAAATTGGTCACATTGCCCTCGGACCTCATGGATATCTGGCCACCGTTTAACGGTGAGCCAGTCACTTCAAACGGCTCCCAAAAGGTGGTGCTGG GCCTCCAAGACAACCCTTGGTTCTGTGACTGCAAGATCTCCAAGTTGATCGCGATATCCAAAATGGCAGTCACGCCCGTGGTTCTAATGGACCTGTTCCTGACCTGCAGTGCGCCGGAGAGCCTGTCCGGCGTCCTCTTTCAGCGTGCCGAACTCGACAATTGCGTCAAACCCTCGGTCATGACTTCGGCGACCAAGATCACGTCTCCGCTCGGTAGTAACGTTCTCCTGCGATGTGACGCCACTGGCTTCCCGACACCAAGCCTCTACTGGGCTAGGTCCGATGGATCGCGAGTAAACAACACGG TACAGGAGTCACCAGGGGACGGCATCCGATGGTCCATTATGAGTTTGCATGGGATTCTACACAAGGACGCCGGGGACTACAACTGCAAAGCCAAGAATGACGCCGGCGCAGCACAAGCCTCCATATCCCTGTCGGTGGCCAGCACCATGAGCACCACCATCTCTCCATCGATGCCCGATGTCAGAATCGGACCGACGGGCCCAGACTGGACATACGACTCCGGAACGGACACGGCCATCTCAGCCTCGACCGTGTCCGTGGTCCAGACGACCGCCGTTGCGCTCCTCTCGAAGCCAAAACCGACTTCCGGTGCCCAAAGAGGCTTGCTCAAGCCTGCAAAGATCCAGCAGGGTGGCGGTGGGCGGAAGTTTGTGTCAGatgaaaaaagtaagaaaagcAACACGGCAAAATCAGTCAAAGACTTGGAGATTGTGGAGGAAACATCCGACAGTGCAGTTTTGGTCTGGAAAGCAGAGGGGCTACCGAAGGACTCTCCTCTCACTGTCGTTTATTCACCTTACGGCGCAGATGGTGAGGATGACTATAAAAGAACAGTGGAGACTAATGCAGGAAGTGGCAAAATCCTGCtggaagaactctcccctggaATTAGGTACTCAGTTTGCCTCATAGCTAAAGGTAGTGCCACCGCAAAGGACCCTTGCATTGACTTTTACACACTGGACAATGTGGAGGATGACGGACAGAACCAGTTTTTCGTCATCATCAGCGGCATTGCCTGCGCGTTGGCGTTGCCCCTTATTGGCCTGCTGCTCTACAAGATCCTCGCCCTCTACTGCAAGGCGAGCGAGGCGGCTCCGGACGAGGAGGAGCTGGAGAAAGAGAGCTACGTGAAGTTCGAGACAATCACCATGAAGCAAAGGACCAAGAACCCTCACCCGACAGAACTTTGGGCGAGGAGACCCACACACGAGTCGGAACGGTTGCTGCTGTGCTCTCGCTCGAGTATCGACTCCCagatgacctacaagagtgaCAGTTCCCGATCCGAGTATCTCTGCTGA
- the lrit3a gene encoding leucine-rich repeat, immunoglobulin-like domain and transmembrane domain-containing protein 3a isoform X2 has product MHQILRVLMLICCLNAAHPFCPSQCTCVFHGRSEGTGTRSVLCNDPDMSDIPVNVPVDTIKLRVEKTAIRRVPTEAFYYLAELRYLWITYNSIALVDTGSFYNLKVLHELRLDGNVIAVFPWESLKEIPMLRTLDLHNNRLTSIPPEAIPYLVKITYLDLSSNKLVTLPSDLMDIWPPFNGLQDNPWFCDCKISKLIAISKMAVTPVVLMDLFLTCSAPESLSGVLFQRAELDNCVKPSVMTSATKITSPLGSNVLLRCDATGFPTPSLYWARSDGSRVNNTVQESPGDGIRWSIMSLHGILHKDAGDYNCKAKNDAGAAQASISLSVASTMSTTISPSMPDVRIGPTGPDWTYDSGTDTAISASTVSVVQTTAVALLSKPKPTSGAQRGLLKPAKIQQGGGGRKFVSDEKSKKSNTAKSVKDLEIVEETSDSAVLVWKAEGLPKDSPLTVVYSPYGADGEDDYKRTVETNAGSGKILLEELSPGIRYSVCLIAKGSATAKDPCIDFYTLDNVEDDGQNQFFVIISGIACALALPLIGLLLYKILALYCKASEAAPDEEELEKESYVKFETITMKQRTKNPHPTELWARRPTHESERLLLCSRSSIDSQMTYKSDSSRSEYLC; this is encoded by the exons ATGCATCAAATCCTCCGGGTGTTGATGTTGATATGCTGCCTTAACGCGGCTCATCCCTTCTGTCCGTCCCAGTGCACTTGTGTTTTCCATGGACGTAGCGAGGGAACGGGAACCAG GTCTGTGCTCTGCAACGACCCAGACATGTCCGACATCCCCGTCAACGTCCCGGTAGACACCATCAAGCTCAGAGTGGAGAAGACCGCCATCCGCCGAGTACCAACAGAAGCGTTCTACTACCTGGCAGAACTCCGCTACCTGTGGATCACGTACAACTCCATCGCCTTAGTGGACACAGGGAGTTTCTACAACCTCAAAGTGCTCCACGAGCTGAGGCTGGATGGTAACGTGATCGCTGTGTTCCCATGGGAGTCTCTGAAGGAGATACCCATGTTGAGGACCTTGGACCTGCACAACAACAGGCTCACCAGCATTCCCCCTGAGGCCATTCCCTACCTGGTGAAAATTACGTACTTGGATCTATCCAGCAACAAATTGGTCACATTGCCCTCGGACCTCATGGATATCTGGCCACCGTTTAACG GCCTCCAAGACAACCCTTGGTTCTGTGACTGCAAGATCTCCAAGTTGATCGCGATATCCAAAATGGCAGTCACGCCCGTGGTTCTAATGGACCTGTTCCTGACCTGCAGTGCGCCGGAGAGCCTGTCCGGCGTCCTCTTTCAGCGTGCCGAACTCGACAATTGCGTCAAACCCTCGGTCATGACTTCGGCGACCAAGATCACGTCTCCGCTCGGTAGTAACGTTCTCCTGCGATGTGACGCCACTGGCTTCCCGACACCAAGCCTCTACTGGGCTAGGTCCGATGGATCGCGAGTAAACAACACGG TACAGGAGTCACCAGGGGACGGCATCCGATGGTCCATTATGAGTTTGCATGGGATTCTACACAAGGACGCCGGGGACTACAACTGCAAAGCCAAGAATGACGCCGGCGCAGCACAAGCCTCCATATCCCTGTCGGTGGCCAGCACCATGAGCACCACCATCTCTCCATCGATGCCCGATGTCAGAATCGGACCGACGGGCCCAGACTGGACATACGACTCCGGAACGGACACGGCCATCTCAGCCTCGACCGTGTCCGTGGTCCAGACGACCGCCGTTGCGCTCCTCTCGAAGCCAAAACCGACTTCCGGTGCCCAAAGAGGCTTGCTCAAGCCTGCAAAGATCCAGCAGGGTGGCGGTGGGCGGAAGTTTGTGTCAGatgaaaaaagtaagaaaagcAACACGGCAAAATCAGTCAAAGACTTGGAGATTGTGGAGGAAACATCCGACAGTGCAGTTTTGGTCTGGAAAGCAGAGGGGCTACCGAAGGACTCTCCTCTCACTGTCGTTTATTCACCTTACGGCGCAGATGGTGAGGATGACTATAAAAGAACAGTGGAGACTAATGCAGGAAGTGGCAAAATCCTGCtggaagaactctcccctggaATTAGGTACTCAGTTTGCCTCATAGCTAAAGGTAGTGCCACCGCAAAGGACCCTTGCATTGACTTTTACACACTGGACAATGTGGAGGATGACGGACAGAACCAGTTTTTCGTCATCATCAGCGGCATTGCCTGCGCGTTGGCGTTGCCCCTTATTGGCCTGCTGCTCTACAAGATCCTCGCCCTCTACTGCAAGGCGAGCGAGGCGGCTCCGGACGAGGAGGAGCTGGAGAAAGAGAGCTACGTGAAGTTCGAGACAATCACCATGAAGCAAAGGACCAAGAACCCTCACCCGACAGAACTTTGGGCGAGGAGACCCACACACGAGTCGGAACGGTTGCTGCTGTGCTCTCGCTCGAGTATCGACTCCCagatgacctacaagagtgaCAGTTCCCGATCCGAGTATCTCTGCTGA
- the egf gene encoding pro-epidermal growth factor yields MLATTLTAALIYLTVQNSSALALGTACWDERLTRAGRNGSCVASQPFLIFGHGKAIHRMDLNGKNQRRLVAGVASSILLDFHFIEERIYWADKHAGIIYKTSVRGMPRQKLYASDKHISGLAVDWIWNAVYWTSREKGRIKRMDINGKNQRTLVRHLSLPSSIVIDPTKRFLFWLSGGMTPSIQRSDLTGQAKTTLIKNSQQWKALSVDYGDKRLFWVQFGLQGEITIASSDYNGKALHYIDQPLHSDSLGIGLFHEHVYYTDAASRLIKQVNKYTGGEALDVNVNQMAKVPVDIRVVHPDKQPMVDSPSSLPGCDDQSGNCVDVCSSTAEQRVCKCSEGFALSKQGSYCEDVNECSHWNHGCSLGCENIPGSYFCTCPKGYALLPDKKTCREIITCDGNTTECGHGCLATDEGTVCVCPKGSVLKEDGQACTGCSSADRGGCSQLCTPVSPTRWHCNCLPGYRLQQDGKRCIASGPTPYLLVASLVGVQRINSDGTEGQILVEEPRGEIVSLDYDLMSNHVYFISTSQKTIERVHLNGGSRHRLVTDSPDSNNGLAVDWIHRKMYWTVMRQSTVVSSALDGLNMTTLIRTGLDKPSSITVHPLEKKLFWADIGRQPKVESCSLDGMDRTVIANTDLVSPGGLTVDFAEGRLFWCDGTRVETCALDGSDRRILLENQVGRPFDLAVFEDRLWLVDKKNRQLMSIHKRTGRKLQRLLSNLVQPASVVVVHPLAKPDTDECKLERHNCDKNTDCLNTKGNFLCKCQAGYHGNGQTCQELRITSPSVTTSRPGNSVESCPSTHESYCLYQGVCFYFPEVDSYACNCVPGYVGERCQFTDLEWWELQQAEEEQRRNVVVAACMVLLVCLLSIAACVTYCYGTRGISRKQSSAHNVSQTNVTVEDMLEITKDGVPQVYTAVDSEPKANVIPATGCPRRAVCPSCCSETGDNQSEETGLWSKHNQAYECSMASVVAMEAKQNPLQSSSQSADSIAPTQLPVVESSASCAV; encoded by the exons ATGTTGGCCACGACACTCACGGCGGCGCTGATCTATCTCACGGTGCAAAACAGCAGCGCCTTGGCCCTGGGCACGGCATGCTGGGACGAAAGGTTGACACGGGCTGGCAGGAACGGCAGCTGTGTTG CTTCGCAGCCCTTCCTGATCTTCGGCCATGGTAAAGCCATACATAGGATGGATCTGAACGGGAAGAACCAGAGACGGTTGGTGGCTGGGGTAGCATCATCCATCCTGCTGGATTTCCATTTCATCGAGGAACGAATCTACTGGGCGGATAAGCATGCCGGAATCATCTACAAGACATCCGTGAGAGGCATGCCAAGACAG AAACTGTACGCGTCTGACAAACACATTTCGGGCCTCGCCGTGGACTGGATTTGGAACGCCGTGTACTGGACGAGCCGGGAAAAAGGCAGAATAAAGAGGATGGATATAAACGGGAAAAACCAAAGGACTCTCGTGAGGCACTTGAGTCTGCCGAGCTCGATTGTGATTGACCCCACTAAAAG gtttttgttttggctgtCTGGTGGAATGACCCCAAGCATCCAGCGGTCTGACCTGACAGGACAAGCTAAAACAACATTGATTAAAAACTCGCAACAGTGGAAGGCACTGTCCGTCGACTACGGCGACAAGAGACTGTTCTGGGTTCAGTTCGGTCTGCAAGGCGAAATCACGATTGCCTCCTCTGACTACAATGGCAAAGCCCTGCACTACATAGACCAGCCCCTTCA CTCTGATTCGCTGGGAATAGGGCTTTTCCACGAGCATGTGTATTACACCGATGCTGCGTCCCGACTAATAAAGCAAGTCAACAAGTACACAGGCGGCGAGGCGCTGGACGTCAATGTAAACCAAATGGCAAAGGTCCCGGTTGATATCAGAGTAGTTCATCCTGACAAGCAGCCAATGGTGGACTCACCATCATCACTTCCAG GATGCGATGACCAGAGTGGCAACTGCGTCGATGTGTGCTCAAGTACAGCTGAGCAGCGAGTTTGTAAGTGCAGTGAAGGTTTTGCTCTCAGTAAGCAAGGCTCCTACTGTGAAG ATGTGAATGAATGCTCCCACTGGAACCACGGCTGCTCTCTCGGATGTGAAAACATCCCAGGGTCTTATTTCTGCACATGCCCTAAGGGATACGCTCTCCTACcggacaaaaaaacatgcagag AGATCATAACTTGTGACGGCAACACCACAGAGTGTGGTCACGGTTGCCTTGCAACAGACGAGGGTACCGTGTGTGTTTGTCCAAAGGGGTCTGTATTAAAGGAGGATGGACAGGCCTGTACAG gctgCTCTTCCGCAGACAGAGGGGGCTGCAGTCAGCTGTGCACCCCAGTCTCCCCCACTAGGTGGCATTGCAATTGCCTGCCCGGCTACCGACTCCAGCAAGATGGCAAGCGGTGTATTGCCTCTG gacCTACACCCTATCTGCTTGTTGCCAGTCTGGTGGGCGTGCAGAGAATTAACAGTGATGGCACTGAGGGCCAAATCCTTGTGGAAGagcccagaggagaaatagtatCTTTGGATTATGACCTAATGTCCAACCAT GTGTACTTTATCAGCACATCCCAGAAGACTATAGAACGGGTCCATTTGAACGGCGGATCCAGACACCGCCTCGTCACCGACAGTCCAGACTCAAACAACGGGCTGGCTGTCGACTGGATCCATCGCAAGATGTACTGGACTGTTATGCG CCAGTCAACAGTTGTCAGCAGTGCCTTGGACGGACTCAATATGACAACTCTAATAAGAACTGGACTTGACAAGCCGTCATCCATCACAGTTCATCCTCTAGAAAA gAAGTTGTTCTGGGCGGATATCGGACGTCAACCCAAGGTGGAAAGCTGCTCTTTAGACGGCATGGACCGCACGGTGATCGCAAACACCGACCTGGTGTCGCCTGGTGGTCTGACGGTCGACTTCGCTGAGGGTCGTCTTTTCTGGTGCGACGGGACCAGGGTGGAGACCTGCGCTCTAGACGGTTCCGACCGACGGATCCTGCTAGAGAACCAAGTAG GCCGGCCGTTTGACTTGGCCGTGTTTGAGGACAGGCTGTGGTTGGTGGACAAGAAGAACCGTCAGCTGATGAGCATACACAAGCGGACCGGGAGGAAACTGCAACGTCTCCTTAGCAACCTGGTCCAACCCGCGTCTGTTGTGGTAGTGCATCCGCTTGCTAAACCAG ATACTGATGAGTGTAAACTGGAAAGGCACAACTGTGACAAAAACACAGACTGCTTAAACACGAAGGGAAACTTCCTCTGCAAGTGCCAGGCTGGTTACCACGGCAACGGGCAGACATGTCAAG AGCTACGCATCACATCGCCGTCTGTGACGACGAGCCGCCCTGGAAACTCCGTGGAGAGTTGCCCCTCCACCCATGAGTCATATTGCTTATACCAGGGTGTCTGCTTCTACTTCCCTGAGGTGGACTCCTACGCTTGCAA CTGCGTGCCAGGCTACGTGGGTGAGCGCTGTCAGTTCACCGACTTGGAGTGGTGGGAGCTCCAGCAGGCGGAGGAGGAGCAGCGCAGGAACGTAGTTGTCGCCGCTTGCATGGTGCTCCTGGTCTGCCTGCTCTCCATCGCTGCCTGTGTTACCTACTGCTACGG AACTCGAGGAATCTCCCGCAAGCAGTCCTCAGCGCACAATGTGAGTCAGACCAACGTGACGGTCGAGGACATGTTGGAAATCACCAAAGACGGCGTACCTCAG GTCTACACAgcagtggacagtgagccaaaAGCAAACGTCATCCCAGCAACAGGCTGTCCAAGGAGGGCAGTATGTCCATCATGCTGTTCAGAGACAG GGGACAATCAGTCTGAAGAGACGGGGTTGTGGTCTAAACACAACCAGGCGTATGAGTGTTCCATGGCGTCCGTTGTTGCTATGGAGGCCAAGCAGAACCCCCTCCAAAGCTCGAGTCAGTCGGCGGACTCCATCGCGCCGACGCAACTCCCCGTAGTAGAGTCATCTGCCTCCTGTGCAGTTTAA